The genomic window GTGCGGCGGCAGCCTTCCCGGGACTGCCGCGCAGCTTCGTACGCTCCCGGGCTTCGGGCCGTACACCGCGGCGGCCGTCGCATCGCTGGCGTTTGGCGAGGACGTGCCGCTGGTGGACGGCAACGTCGCGCGCGTGCTCTCGCGCATCTTCACCGTTCGCGGCGACGCGCGGGCAAAGGCCTGGAAGATCGCTGCGCAGCTCTTGCCGGCGGGTGGCGGCGGACCGTTCAACGAAGCGCTGATGGAGTTGGGCGCGACCGTGTGCACGCCGCGAAACCCGGCTTGCGGGCGCTGTCCGGTCCAGGAGATGTGCCGCGGGCGGAACGATCCAACGAGATACCCTTCGCCCCGCCGGCGGGCGCAGCGCTTGATGCTGGAGTGGCGCGCCCTTGCGTTGCGACGCCGCGACGGAGCCGTATTGCTCGCCCGGCGCCCAACCGGAACGCTCTTTGCCGGGCTCTGGGATCTGCCGGCGGAAAAGCCGGCGGGAATCCGGATGCACGGGCGCGCGACGAACCGCGGGATCGTGGAGCAGACGCTGACGCACAGGGAGGTGCGCGTCACGATTGAGACGGCACGAGCCAGCGGCACTCCGGTCGACGCCGATGTCCGCTGGGTGGCGCCGGAGGGGATTGCCGCGCTGGGAATCTCGTCGCTGGCGCGCAAGTTCCTGCGCCGCGCGGGCGTCTTGACACCCGCCCGCACCTCAAGGACGTTGCCTGCGCCGTGATCGGATTGCTGCTCATCGCACAGGCGCTGCCGCCGGTGCAGGCGGTACAGCCGCCGGCGGAATCGTCGCTGAACGCGCCGCTGCCGCAACTCACGCCGGCGCCGGCGCCGGAGGGGCCCCTCCTTCCGCTGGCGGGTGCGCTGGAGGCTGCCCGGACGCAATCGCCCGATCTCGCCGTCGCGCTCGAGCGCGTGCGCCAGGCGGAGAACAACGTCCAACGTGCATGGGCCGCCTTGCAACCGACGCTGACCGCGACGGGAACGCTGACGTACAACAACTTTCCGGCCACCATCTTCACCGTGACGCCAGGACCACCCTTCTTCGATGTGACCGAAGGCAGCAACTGGACGCGGGCGGGGACGCTGCAGTTTGCCTGGAACCTGCTCAACTTCCGCGCCTTCCCCGCGCTCGCGAGCGCGCGCCAGCAGGTCGACGTCTCCCGGCTGACGCAGACACAGCAGCGCCGCGAGCTGCTGCTGTCC from Deltaproteobacteria bacterium includes these protein-coding regions:
- the mutY gene encoding A/G-specific adenine glycosylase, which codes for MNSTLADRLVSWFAGAKRDLPWRKEPRDPYRVWISEVMLQQTRVDVVIPYYRRFLRRFPTLRALAKAPLDDVLAHWSGLGYYARARNLHRAAQACGGSLPGTAAQLRTLPGFGPYTAAAVASLAFGEDVPLVDGNVARVLSRIFTVRGDARAKAWKIAAQLLPAGGGGPFNEALMELGATVCTPRNPACGRCPVQEMCRGRNDPTRYPSPRRRAQRLMLEWRALALRRRDGAVLLARRPTGTLFAGLWDLPAEKPAGIRMHGRATNRGIVEQTLTHREVRVTIETARASGTPVDADVRWVAPEGIAALGISSLARKFLRRAGVLTPARTSRTLPAP